The sequence GCCGACGTTCCGCTGATCGACGACGGCAGCGGACCGGGCCTTTCCTTTGAGACGATCCTGACGCTGAGAGCCGATCTCGCAATCCTCGCCAACTGGCAGGCGGATACGGAACAGGGCCAGCGCGCGATCGACTATCTCTCGGGGATCGGCGTGCCGGTGATCGTGGTAGATTTCAACGGCGACCCGCTCAAGAACACGCCCGGCAACATGCGGCTGCTCGGCAAGATCTTCGAACAGGAGGAAAAGGCCGAAGAATTCGCGCGCTTCTACGAGGAGCGCCTCGCCCGAATCCGCGACCGCGTCGCGAAGCATCCGGAATCCGGACCGACCGTTCTCATGGAGGCTTTCCCGGGCGCAGACAGTTGCTGCTGGGCCTATGGCACCGGCGGTCTCGGCGAATTCATCGGCATCACCGGCAGCCGCAATATCGCCGCTGGCAAGCTTCCCCGCCCGGGCGGCATGGTCAATGCGGAAGCAGTGATGGCCGAGAACCCGGATGTCTATATCGCCACGTCCTCGCCGGGCGGAAAATACAGCGGCTTCTCGATCGGTCCCGGCGTTAACGCCGATGAGGCAGAGCAGACGTTGGCCAACGCCCTCGAAACACCCGTGAGAGCGAGCATAGCGGCGGTCCGCAACGGGCGTGTTCACGGCCTTTGGAATTTCTTCAACGCCATTCCGCTGAACATCGTCGCGGCGGAAGCCTTTGCCTCGTGGCTGCGTCCGGACCTCTTTCCCGACATCGATCCGGCCGCGACGCTTGCGGAGATCAACCGACGCTTCGCCGCCGTTCCCTTCGAAGGCAGCTATTGGATCAGCTTGAAGAAATAAGCAGGGTCAGCCTGGCGAAGAAGCTATGGACGGCGGCTCTAGCCCGTTGATTTCAGGGCACCTTGTCCGCTCAGCCGATGGCCAGAGCTGCGGTGATTGCCAGCCGTGCGCCACCCTATATAAGGTTCTCGGAGGAGGATCTTCATGCTGTGGCTGATTGCGTTGCCCCTGGGCGTGGCGCTCGTGTATCTCGCGGCCCGCTACGGCCGTTTTCGCAGTTGGCTGGAGCCGGTCCTGTCGATTGCAGTTGCACTGGGGCTTAGTGCTGCCTTCCTGATCTGGCTGAGCGAAAGCACCCCGGATGAGGTTCCGGCACCCGAGCCGACGCGTCCGGCCACCGGACTGACCGCTGCCGACATCATGCTCGAAAATCTGACATTCGAGCGTAATCAGTCCCAGCGCAGCTACCGTGTTCAGGGGACAGTCAGCAATACCTCCGGCTTCACGCTGGAATACTTCCGCCTGACCGTCACGCTCGAAGACTGCCCCAAGGCCCCATGTGAGCAGATCGGCGACGACACGGCGCTCATCCTCCTGCGTGTGCCGGGCGGTGAAGCCCGTCCGTTCGAGACTTTCCTAACTTTCCCCTTCAGAAACGGAGAAGCTCCGACCGCACCGAAGTGGACCTATCGGGTGAGCGAGGTCAGGGGCGCGGCGGCCCGGTGATTTGGATGGCGCCAGGCGAGCAGTTTCGCGCATTTTTGTCCCTCATCCGCCTGCCAGCACCTTCTCACCCTTTCGAGAGGGGAGAAGGGACTTGCGGCAGCCTCTCAGTTCCCTCTCCCCGCTGGCGGAGAGAGGGTCAACATGGGGGCGAATCGTCATCGGACGCGTGGCGAGACGCATCAGCAATAGATACTGAACTTCTCCCGAATCGCCCGGTCGATCTCCGGCGCAATCACCGAAGGTGCGGCCTCCGCGAGAATGCGGTTCTTTCTCTCAATCGCGCGCGCGATGAGGTCCGGACGGCCGATTTCCACCCATTCCTTCGGGCTCGTCCGGTCGGCCACCGCCGGATAGATATATTCCGTCTGCATCAGACCGAGCGTCTGCGGATGACCGAGATAGTGGCCGGGGCCATCGAGGCAGACGGAGCGCATGGTTTCGAGCGAAACCGAGTCCTCCGTCACATCGATGCCGCGGATGCAGCGCTGAACTTGTCCGAGCAGGTCGTCGCCGAGCACCAGCGATTCCAGGCAGAAGCCGAGCAGCGAGGCATGCATGCCGACGGCCTCATAGACCATGTTGAGCCCGGAAAGTCCCGCCATGACATTGGAGATCGCCTGCTCCCAGCCGGCCTGCATGTCCGGCAGCTTGGCATCCGCAATGCCGGCGGCGGCGCCGCCCGGCAGGCGATAGAATTGATGCATCTGCGCACAGCCCGCCGTCAGCAGCGCCTGCTCGCCGGAGCCACCGGACATCGCCCCTGTCCTCAGATCTGAAACAAAAGGCCAGGTGCCAAAGATCGCCGGATGTCCCGGCGCCATGGCGTTGACATAGACGACGCCCGCCAAGCATTCGGCGACGGCCTGCACGATCGCAGCGGCAAGCGGCGCCGGCGCGGTTGCGCCTGCCTGCCCCGCCGAAAGCAGCAGGATCGGCATGCCGCCGCGGATGCACTTCTCCATGGTGATGCAGCTTTCCTCGGCGAATTTCATTGGCGGAACGACGAAGCAGTTCGAATTCGAAACGAATGGCCGAGGCCGCCACTTGTCGTCACCGCCTGCGATCATGTGCAGAAGATCAAAGCAGCCCTCGACATGCGACGGATCGGAGAAGCTGGTGCCGACATGTTTGGTCGTACCGGCGCAGCAGGCATAGAGTGTGTTGATGTCCATCAGGAAATTATCAGGGATATCCCGGCAGACCATCGCCCTCTGGAAGAAATGGACGTTGTCGAGGTAATGAACGAGCTGCGCCGCATTCAAGAGATCCTTGGCCGTCGATTCGCGATATTCGCGTTTCTCGACATCGACCACGTGGACCGCCGCGCCGGCCGTGCCGTAATAGACGCGGGTTCCGCTGAGTTCGAGGTCCTGTTTCGGGTCGCGAGCATAAAGGGTAATGTCGCGCGCGGCGACAGCCAGCATGTCCTCGACCAGCGCACGGGGGAAGCGAATGCGCCCGTCGTCGCCGAGGATCGCGCCGGCTCCGGTCATGATCTCGATGCCGGACTTCGGCGCATTGGCGAGGCCGATCTGCTCAAGCGCATCGAGCGCCGCCTCATGGATCCGTTTGACGCTCGCTTCCGTCAACGGTTTGTACTGACCACCCGGCAGCCCTGGGCGCACCGGCCGGATGTTTTCAGCAAGCGGCGCGGAGCGGAGCGCCACACGCGCCGCCCGTCCCCCGGACCGTCTCGAACCAGCAACTGCGCATTCGTCAGTCATCGTCATATCTCTCCCAATCGTGCTCTAGAGCGCCGTGCGTTCAAGTGAACGCACAAGGGACGCTCTAGCACTCTAGATTCTAGAGCATCTTGTCCGCTTTCAGCGGTTCCGCTTGAAAGCGGGATGCTCTAGACGTTTGTTTTATCGCGTGATTTATCCGAAAACTGGTTCCCACTTTTCAGATCACGCTTACGCCCGCACGCGCTCAGCTTTCGGGTCATACATCGGCTTCAGCGAAGCCTCAGCCTTGACCCGGGTTCCGGCGATTTCGATCTCGTAGCTCGACGCAAGCACATCCGCGTCGCGTTCGCCTTCGGAGGGCACGTAGCCCAGGCCTATCGCAGCGCCGAGGTGATGGCCGTAATTGCCCGAGGTGATCGTGCCGACGATTTCCCCGTCGCGGACGATCGCCTCGTTGTGGAACAGCAGCGGCTCCGAATCCGCGAGCCGGAACTGCACCAACCGGCGCGAAAGACCCCGCTCATGTCTAGCAAGCACCGCCTCGCGGCCGATGAAATCTCCCTTGTCGGGCTTCACCGCAAATCCGAGCCCGGCTTCGAGCACATGATCCTCGTCGGTGATGTCATGGCCAAAGTGACGGAAGGCCTTCTCGATACGGCAGCTATCGAGCGTGTGAAGACCGCAGAGCTTGAGCCCGACATCCTGTCCTGCCGCCTCCAGCGTCTCGAACACATGCGCCGCCTGATCGGTCGAGACATAAAGCTCCCAGCCGAGTTCGCCCACATAGGTGACGCGGTGCGCACGCGCGAGGCCCATGCCGATCTCGATCTCGCGTGCCGTACCGAAGGGATGGGCAAGGTTGGAGAAATCGTTCGGGCTCACCTTTCGCATCAGCTCCCGCGACTTCGGCCCCATGACGCAGAGCACGCTTTCGGCGGCGGTGACATCCGTGATCACCACGAACTCGTCGCGAAGATGTTTTCGCAGCCAAGCAAGATCCCGCTGCAAGGTCGCGCCCGGCACGACAAGAAAGAAGGCGGTCTCCGAGAGCCGCGTAACGGTTAGATCGCTCTCGATGCCGCCGCGCGCATTCAGCATCTGCGTATAGACGATCCGCCCCGGCGCAACGTTCATATCGTTGGCGCATAGGCGCTGCAGAAAAGCTAGCGCATCGCGCCCCTCGACCCGGATCTTGCCAAAGGAGGTCATGTCGAAGAGACCGACACCGCCGCGAACCGCCAGATGCTCTTCCCGCTGGTTCTCGAACCAGTTTTGCCGCTTCCAGGAATAGCGGTATTCGCGTTCCTGGCCGTCGCTCGCGAACCAGTTGGCGCGCTCCCATCCCGCCACTTCGCCAAAAACGGCGCCGCGGGCCTTCAGATGCTCATGCAGCGGCGAGCGGCGGACGCCGCGCGCCGTCGCCATCTGGCGATAGGGGAAATGATCCGCATAGAGCAGGCCGAGTGTTTCGGATACGCGCTCCTGGAGATAGGCGCGGTTCTTCTGGAAAGGTTGCGCCCTGCGGATATCGACCTCCCAGAGATCGAAGGGTGGCTCGCCGTCGTTCATCCATTGCGCCAGCGCCATGCCGGCGCCGCCGGAAGATACGATGCCGATCGAGTTGTATCCAGCTGCAACCCAATAGCCTTTGAGCTCTGGCGCCTCGCCGAGATAGTAGCGATCGTCCGGCGTGAAGCTTTCCGGCCCGTTGAAGAAGGTATGGATGCCCGCCGTCTCCAGCATCGGCATGCGGTTGACGGCCATCTCGAGGATCGGCGCAAAGTGGTCGAAATCTTCCGGCAATTGGTCGAAGCAGAAATCCTCGCGGATGCCCTCCATCCCCCAGGGCTTTGCCTTCAGTTCGAAGGCGCCGATCAGCATCTTGCCGGCATCTTCCTTGTAGTAGGTGCATTCGTCCGGCACGCGCAGCACCGGCAGGCGGCTCAAGCCCGGGATTGCCTCGGTCACGATATAGAAATGCTCGCAGGCATGAAGCGGCACCGTCACGCCGGATTGGCGAGCGAATTCCCTGCCCCACATGCCGGCGCAGTTGACGACGTTTTCCGTCTCGATGGTGAAGCTCTCGCCGTTCTGCTCGCAGGTAACGCCGGTGACGCGGCCGTCCTTTTTCAGAACTGACGTGACCTTGACGCCCTCGATGATCGTCGCGCCGTTCTGCCGCGCGCCTTTGGCAAGCGCCATGGCGATATTGGCCGGGTCGCACTGGCCATCAAGCGGCAGATGTACCGCCGCCTTGACGTCCGAGACGTTGAGGTGCGGATACATCGCCTTCACCTCTTCCGGCGTGATCTCGCGCACATCGACGTTGAAGGCGCGCGCGAGCGAGGCCTGCCGGTAGATTTCCTCCTTGCGCTCTTCCGTCAAGGCAACTGTGATCGAGCCATTCTGGCGCATGCCTGTGGCAATACCGGTCTCCGCCTCGAGCTTGACGTAGAGGTCGGCCGAGTATTTTGCGAGCCGCGTCATGTTCTGCGAGGCGCGAAGCTGACCGATGAGGCCCGCGGCATGCCAGGTCGTACCGCAGGTCAGTTGCTTGCGCTCGAGCAGCACCACATCGGTCCAGCCGAGCTTCGACAGATGATAGGCGACCGAGCAGCCGGAAACGCCGCCCCCGATGATGACGGCACGCGCTTTTGCAGGAACGGGTTTCATCATGCCTTCAGTCTTTCATTCGAGGGATCCCAGAGCGGCTGGTCCGGCTGCACCGTGGCCTTGACGCGGTCGCCGAAAACTTCGACTTCGATCTCCTGCCCAGGCACGGCGAGATCGGCGCGCAGCATGCCGAGCGCGATCGACTTGCCGACGCGATAGCCCCAGTTGCCGGAGGTCGTTTCGCCGACGACCTGACCGCCCGACCAGAGCGTCGACATATAAGGCGCGTCGCAATCGCCAGCCTCGACTGTCAGCGTCACGAAGCGTTTCGCGATGCCTTGCTGCTTCTCGCGCTCCAGCGCCGCCTTGCCCTTGAAGGCCGGCTTCGACCAATCGACGAAGCGCTCGAGCCCGCCTTGCAGGATCGTGTAGTCCGTCGACAGATCGCCCTTCCAGGCGCGATAGCCCTTCTCGATGCGCAGGCTATCGAGCGCTTCCATGCCGAAGGGTTTCAGCCCGCGCTTCTGCCCGGCCTCCCACACGGCATCGAAGATTGCCGCGGTATCATCGACCTTCGTATGGATTTCCCAGCCGAGCTCGCCGGCGAAGGAGACCCGAACCAACTGGCAATAGCGCCCGGCGATCTTCGCCGTCTGGTGCGTGAGCCACCCCTTCGAAAGATCGGCGTCCGCGACTTCTGCAAGAATCGCGCGTGATTTCGGCCCCGTCAGGATTTGGCAGCAGCAATTCGCCGTCACGTCTTCAAGCGTGAAGGCCGCATCCGCCGGGCGGTGCTTTTGCAGCCATTCGAAATCGTGCCATTGCGCTGCCGCCGCGGTGATCAGGAAGAAGAAATCTTCCTCGATCGCCATCACAGACATTTCCGTGACGATGCGGCCCTTGTTATCGGCGAAATAGGCCAAACCGATGCGTCCAGGCTTCGGCACGCGACCGGTGATGAGGCCGGAGAGCCATTCCCGCGCGCCCTCGCCATTCACCCGGAAGCGCGAGAATCCCGGCAGGTCCAAAATGCCGGCGGCGTCGCGCACGGCGAGGCATTCCTCTGCGATGCGTTTCGCCCAAGGCCCTTCGCGACCCCAGGTCTGCGTCGCCTCTTCCGACGTATCGTCGCCGGGCTTGGCGTACCACATGGCGCGCTCCCAGCCGTTATAGGGCTTGAATTGCGCGCCGAGCGCGGCGATGCGGTCGTGGATCGGCGACAGCTTCCTATTGCGCCCGGCAGGCCAATAGTGCTTCGGGAAATGCATTGCATATTCATGGCCGTAGACTTCCATGCCCTTAGCGATGCAATAATCCTGGTCGGTATAGTCGGTGTAGCGGCGCGGATCGCATGACCACATGTCCCATTCCGTCTGGCCTTCGGTGACCCATTCGGCGAGCACCTTGCCGGCGCCGCCCGCCTGGCAGATGCCGAAGGTGAAGACGCAGGCCTCGAAGGCATTCGGCACGCCCGGCATCGGCCCGATCAGCGGATTGCCGTCCGGCGCATAGGGGATCGGCCCGTTGATGACGCGCGAAAGGCCTGCCGTTCCGAGGATTGGTACACGCTCGACCGCGTCGTTCAGATACCATTCCAACCTTTCGAGATCGTCGGGGAAGAGCTGGAAGGAGAAATCCGCCGGCATCGGATCGTCCGGTGTGGTCCAATGCGCCCGGCAGTTCTTCTCGTAGGGTCCGAGATTCATGCCGTATTTCTCCTGCCGGAGATAATAGGAAGAATCGACATCGCGTAAGAGCGGCAGCTTGTGGCCCGCCTCCTTCGACCAGGCGGCAAGCTCCGGGATCTCGTCGAAGAGAATGTATTGATGGCTCATCACCATCATCGGGACGTCGCGGCCGAACATCTTGCCGACTTCGCGGGCATAATAGCCGGCGGCATTGACGACGTACTCGCAGCGGATTTCGCCCTGCGGCGTGGTGATGACCCACTCGTCGTTCTCGCGGCGTGCGCCCGTTACAGGACAGAAGCGGATGATCTTCGCGCCCATGTCGCGCGCGCCCTTGGCTAGCGCCTGGGTGAGCTGCGCCGGGTCGATGTCGCCGTCATAGGGATCGTAGAGCGCGCCGCTCAGATCATGCGTTTCGAGGAAAGGATAGCGGCCGCGCATCTCGTTCGGCGTGAGTATATCGAGGTCCATGCCCTGGTAGCGGCCCATGCCGACGACACGCTTGAACTCCTGCAGCCGTTCCTTGGAATGGCCGAGGCGGACGGACCCCGTCACGTGATAGTTCATCGGATAATCGACGAGCGTCCCCAACTCGCGGTAGAGCGACGCCGAATAGCGCTGCATGTTCATGATCGACCAGGATGAGGAGAAGGTCGGCACATTACCCGCCGCATGCCATGTCGAGCCGGCCGTCAACTCGTTCTTTTCCAGAAGCACACAATCGGTCCAGCCGGCCTTGGCCAGATGAAAGAGCGAGGAAGCGCCAACCGCTCCCCCGCCGATGATCACGACCCGCGCGTGAGACGGCAAAATCGACATGCGTAGTTCCCTCGTTTTGTCGCGATATTTGACGAGGAGCCAAGAACCATCAAGCACAGAAAGGAGGCTTTTTTGATCGAAGAATTCGATTAGATTCCTCTGGCGGAACTGAGGAGCGTCGCAAATGCAAGTTGACCTGATCGAGACCTTTCTGGACCTGATGGAGACGCGAAGCTTCAACCGCACCGCCGAACGGCTGAACATCACCCAATCGACCGTTTCTCATCGTGTGAAGGCGCTGGAGGCGCAATTCAACCGCAAGCTCTTCACCCGCAACAAGGGCGGCACCGTTCCGACCGCCTCAGGCCTTCGCTTTCTGGATTACGCCAAAGCCCTGCAAAATCAGTGGCATGAAGCGACTCGCGCTGTCGCCAGCGCTGGTGCCTTGGAGCGTTCGATGCGGCTCGGCATCCAGCATGACCTAGCAGAGACCCTTGCCGGCCGCTGGGTAGCGGCCATTCGGCGCGAGCTGCCGACAACGGAGATCTATATGGAAGCCGATTATTCGAACCAGATGAACCGCGATCTCGCCGCCGGAGAACTCGATCTTGCGATCCTCTACACGCCGCATTACCTGCCCGATCTTCATTATGAACGGATCGGCGAACTGCATTACCTTATGGTCAGCACCGATGCGCATGAGATCGGCGAGGTGAAGCCTGAGACCTATATCCGCTCAAGTTATTCGCCCGCCTTCGACCGCGCGCACCGGCTGGCCCTGCCGCATCTTTCGGCTGCTTCGCTCGCCGCCGGGCAGAACATGGCGATCACCGGCCTGCTGCAGGCGCTGGGGGGCGCTGCCTATGTGACAAGCGCTGCTGCGCTGCGGCTCTCCGAACTCGGCGTCGCAAGTCGCGTCACCGACGCGCCAGTGATCCCGCAGGCCGTCTACGCGGCGACGAGCCTTCGCACACGCCACGCCCACCAGCACCGCAAGATCATCGCCTCCATGGATGGCTTGCTCCTGCCATCAGAGAGCCTCTAAAACCTGTCCTTGAAATGCGCCTTCAGCCGCGTCACGTCCTCCGGCGTCACGCCCTGCGGATCGGTGACCGCCATCCAGGCATCGATATAATGCTCTGGCGCATAGACGTGGCCGTAGCCGATCGGCGAGGTCGTCGCGAGTGCCATATCTGCCAGAAGCTGCAGCATCGTCACCACCGGGAACCAGCGGAAAGCCGGCGAAACGTCCGGACCGCGCGGCGCCTTCATCCATTCCGGCTCCCTGTAGACGGAATAGGGATCGAAGAAAGTGACCGGATCGCTCGCATATTGCAGATAGACGATCCGCATTGCACCCCAGTGTGCGCCCGGAATATCGAGGGCGTTCTGCTGACTGGTGAAGCGAATGATGGAGCTATCCTGATAGCGCGGCAGCCAGGCGGGAGAGCCGGCATTGCGGTCGGCGGTGACCGAGAGCCACGTCTGGCTCGGAAAGGGCGGTCCGCTCCAGAGAGCCCCCTGAAAAGGATCGCTGATAATGTTAAAGAGATTGACGGAAGCTTGCGAGTTCATCGCCCCGAGACTCAAACCGTGCAGATAAAGCTTCGGCCGCCGTTCCTTCGGCAACGTTGTCCAATAGCCATAGACCTCATCGAAGAGCGCGTCGGCGGCGTCGGCTCCATAACCGGGCTCGACCAGCAGGGAAAGCCAGCTCGTGAGGTAGGAATATTGCACGGCGACGCTCGCCACATCGCCATGGAGCAGATATTCGAGCGGGTCGAGTGCCGCCGGGTCGACCCAGCCGGTGCCGGTCGGGACGACGATGATCAGCGATTTGCGATCGAAACCGCCGGCGCGCTTTAGTTCCTCTAGTGCCAGTTTGGCACGCTCCGCAGCCGTCTCGGCGGAATTCAGGCCGACATAGACGCGGACCGGGTCGGGGACGCGCACCGGATCGGGAGCCTCACCGCCGAAGAAAGCGCCGATCTCCGCGCCGGTCGGGCCCGAGGCGATGAACTGTCGGCCTTGCCGCCCGAGATCATCCCAGCGCAGCAGCGAAGCGTCGCTGCCTGTTTTCACGGGATCTTTGGGGGGCGCAACATCGGGATCGATAAGAGCATCGAGCGTCTGGAAAGAACTGTCGGCGGCGTGGAGCGCGAACTTGAAGATCACACCGTTTGCCACCGACCAGAAGAGCGCGATGGCCGCGAGCCCGCCAAGGGCTCGTGCGATGGGGCGTGTCAGGAAATACTCCAGCCATCGGGAAAGAACGCGGAACGTCGCCCGGAAAAGGCGGGCCAAAAGCACGAGCACGATGAAGATAGCGGCGGCAAGAACGCCGAGTTTCACGGGCTCCGCGCTTTCGATCGGCTCCAGGCCCATGACGTCCCGGACGGTGTTTTGCCAGCCCGCCGTCTGCCACAGGAAGACCGCGGCGGCGGCAATGCAGACGATTCCCGCGGCGATCTTCAGCGTGCGTGCCCGCCGTGCGGTCGGCTCTGGAAGTTCGAAAAAGGACCAGAGCCAGCGCAGGGATACGCCGATCGCATAACCGGCGGCGAGCGAAAAGCCGGAGATCACCGCCTGAATGAGATACGGCCGCGGAATGAGGCTCGGCGTCAGCGATACGGCGAAGAAGAGCACGCCGACGAGCAGCCCCGCCGCGGAGAACGAGCCCCAATGTCTTGCACGGTACCCTGTCGACAGCGACTGCGAACTCGGCGCGCTGGACCGGCGGCTGTAATCCATCGACGAACTCCACTGCTTTTTCGCGCCCCAACGCAGGCGGCAATG is a genomic window of Sinorhizobium numidicum containing:
- a CDS encoding ABC transporter substrate-binding protein produces the protein MSRLLLCRRAFVRAVAFLLIAFSPLSALAEVQWPMTVTDAVGREVTIPAAPKAVLLGSGFNLLALSLIHPDPVALLAGWSGDMKNDNPEIYQSFLRKFPKLADVPLIDDGSGPGLSFETILTLRADLAILANWQADTEQGQRAIDYLSGIGVPVIVVDFNGDPLKNTPGNMRLLGKIFEQEEKAEEFARFYEERLARIRDRVAKHPESGPTVLMEAFPGADSCCWAYGTGGLGEFIGITGSRNIAAGKLPRPGGMVNAEAVMAENPDVYIATSSPGGKYSGFSIGPGVNADEAEQTLANALETPVRASIAAVRNGRVHGLWNFFNAIPLNIVAAEAFASWLRPDLFPDIDPAATLAEINRRFAAVPFEGSYWISLKK
- a CDS encoding trimethylamine methyltransferase family protein, which produces MTDECAVAGSRRSGGRAARVALRSAPLAENIRPVRPGLPGGQYKPLTEASVKRIHEAALDALEQIGLANAPKSGIEIMTGAGAILGDDGRIRFPRALVEDMLAVAARDITLYARDPKQDLELSGTRVYYGTAGAAVHVVDVEKREYRESTAKDLLNAAQLVHYLDNVHFFQRAMVCRDIPDNFLMDINTLYACCAGTTKHVGTSFSDPSHVEGCFDLLHMIAGGDDKWRPRPFVSNSNCFVVPPMKFAEESCITMEKCIRGGMPILLLSAGQAGATAPAPLAAAIVQAVAECLAGVVYVNAMAPGHPAIFGTWPFVSDLRTGAMSGGSGEQALLTAGCAQMHQFYRLPGGAAAGIADAKLPDMQAGWEQAISNVMAGLSGLNMVYEAVGMHASLLGFCLESLVLGDDLLGQVQRCIRGIDVTEDSVSLETMRSVCLDGPGHYLGHPQTLGLMQTEYIYPAVADRTSPKEWVEIGRPDLIARAIERKNRILAEAAPSVIAPEIDRAIREKFSIYC
- a CDS encoding GcvT family protein, translated to MMKPVPAKARAVIIGGGVSGCSVAYHLSKLGWTDVVLLERKQLTCGTTWHAAGLIGQLRASQNMTRLAKYSADLYVKLEAETGIATGMRQNGSITVALTEERKEEIYRQASLARAFNVDVREITPEEVKAMYPHLNVSDVKAAVHLPLDGQCDPANIAMALAKGARQNGATIIEGVKVTSVLKKDGRVTGVTCEQNGESFTIETENVVNCAGMWGREFARQSGVTVPLHACEHFYIVTEAIPGLSRLPVLRVPDECTYYKEDAGKMLIGAFELKAKPWGMEGIREDFCFDQLPEDFDHFAPILEMAVNRMPMLETAGIHTFFNGPESFTPDDRYYLGEAPELKGYWVAAGYNSIGIVSSGGAGMALAQWMNDGEPPFDLWEVDIRRAQPFQKNRAYLQERVSETLGLLYADHFPYRQMATARGVRRSPLHEHLKARGAVFGEVAGWERANWFASDGQEREYRYSWKRQNWFENQREEHLAVRGGVGLFDMTSFGKIRVEGRDALAFLQRLCANDMNVAPGRIVYTQMLNARGGIESDLTVTRLSETAFFLVVPGATLQRDLAWLRKHLRDEFVVITDVTAAESVLCVMGPKSRELMRKVSPNDFSNLAHPFGTAREIEIGMGLARAHRVTYVGELGWELYVSTDQAAHVFETLEAAGQDVGLKLCGLHTLDSCRIEKAFRHFGHDITDEDHVLEAGLGFAVKPDKGDFIGREAVLARHERGLSRRLVQFRLADSEPLLFHNEAIVRDGEIVGTITSGNYGHHLGAAIGLGYVPSEGERDADVLASSYEIEIAGTRVKAEASLKPMYDPKAERVRA
- a CDS encoding GcvT family protein, which gives rise to MSILPSHARVVIIGGGAVGASSLFHLAKAGWTDCVLLEKNELTAGSTWHAAGNVPTFSSSWSIMNMQRYSASLYRELGTLVDYPMNYHVTGSVRLGHSKERLQEFKRVVGMGRYQGMDLDILTPNEMRGRYPFLETHDLSGALYDPYDGDIDPAQLTQALAKGARDMGAKIIRFCPVTGARRENDEWVITTPQGEIRCEYVVNAAGYYAREVGKMFGRDVPMMVMSHQYILFDEIPELAAWSKEAGHKLPLLRDVDSSYYLRQEKYGMNLGPYEKNCRAHWTTPDDPMPADFSFQLFPDDLERLEWYLNDAVERVPILGTAGLSRVINGPIPYAPDGNPLIGPMPGVPNAFEACVFTFGICQAGGAGKVLAEWVTEGQTEWDMWSCDPRRYTDYTDQDYCIAKGMEVYGHEYAMHFPKHYWPAGRNRKLSPIHDRIAALGAQFKPYNGWERAMWYAKPGDDTSEEATQTWGREGPWAKRIAEECLAVRDAAGILDLPGFSRFRVNGEGAREWLSGLITGRVPKPGRIGLAYFADNKGRIVTEMSVMAIEEDFFFLITAAAAQWHDFEWLQKHRPADAAFTLEDVTANCCCQILTGPKSRAILAEVADADLSKGWLTHQTAKIAGRYCQLVRVSFAGELGWEIHTKVDDTAAIFDAVWEAGQKRGLKPFGMEALDSLRIEKGYRAWKGDLSTDYTILQGGLERFVDWSKPAFKGKAALEREKQQGIAKRFVTLTVEAGDCDAPYMSTLWSGGQVVGETTSGNWGYRVGKSIALGMLRADLAVPGQEIEVEVFGDRVKATVQPDQPLWDPSNERLKA
- a CDS encoding LysR family transcriptional regulator, translating into MQVDLIETFLDLMETRSFNRTAERLNITQSTVSHRVKALEAQFNRKLFTRNKGGTVPTASGLRFLDYAKALQNQWHEATRAVASAGALERSMRLGIQHDLAETLAGRWVAAIRRELPTTEIYMEADYSNQMNRDLAAGELDLAILYTPHYLPDLHYERIGELHYLMVSTDAHEIGEVKPETYIRSSYSPAFDRAHRLALPHLSAASLAAGQNMAITGLLQALGGAAYVTSAAALRLSELGVASRVTDAPVIPQAVYAATSLRTRHAHQHRKIIASMDGLLLPSESL
- a CDS encoding alpha/beta hydrolase, with translation MDYSRRSSAPSSQSLSTGYRARHWGSFSAAGLLVGVLFFAVSLTPSLIPRPYLIQAVISGFSLAAGYAIGVSLRWLWSFFELPEPTARRARTLKIAAGIVCIAAAAVFLWQTAGWQNTVRDVMGLEPIESAEPVKLGVLAAAIFIVLVLLARLFRATFRVLSRWLEYFLTRPIARALGGLAAIALFWSVANGVIFKFALHAADSSFQTLDALIDPDVAPPKDPVKTGSDASLLRWDDLGRQGRQFIASGPTGAEIGAFFGGEAPDPVRVPDPVRVYVGLNSAETAAERAKLALEELKRAGGFDRKSLIIVVPTGTGWVDPAALDPLEYLLHGDVASVAVQYSYLTSWLSLLVEPGYGADAADALFDEVYGYWTTLPKERRPKLYLHGLSLGAMNSQASVNLFNIISDPFQGALWSGPPFPSQTWLSVTADRNAGSPAWLPRYQDSSIIRFTSQQNALDIPGAHWGAMRIVYLQYASDPVTFFDPYSVYREPEWMKAPRGPDVSPAFRWFPVVTMLQLLADMALATTSPIGYGHVYAPEHYIDAWMAVTDPQGVTPEDVTRLKAHFKDRF